The sequence below is a genomic window from Desulfobulbus oligotrophicus.
CTTTTCAACCACTGCGGGTTTAAACTGCGTTCCACCATTGGCAATAACAGCGGTCATCTGGGCAACCTGCAGGGGTGTGGTCAGGTCGTATCCCTGACCAATGGAGATCGAGAGTGTTTCCCCCTCATGCCACTTGACATTGTATTTTTTTCTTTTCCAGTCGGAACTCGGTATAATACCAGGTTTTTCGTGTTCCATTTCAACGCCGGTTTTCTCTCCCAAGCCGAACATTTTAGCATATCTGGCCAGTCGGTCAACGCCCAGCTTAAGACCAACGGTGTAGAAATAGACATCGCACGATTCAGCCAGAGCCCGGCGAAGACTGACACTGCCATGCCCTCCTCTTTTCCAGCATCGATAGGTCCGGTTACCAAACCGCATGGATCCCGGACAGAAAACCGGGGTGTCCGGCGTGATGACACCTTCAGCCAGGCCGGCAAAAGCAGTGACCGTTTTGTAGGTTGATGCAGGCGGGTACTGGCCCTGCACCACCTTGTTGATCAGCGGATGGAGCGGGTTGTCCAGCATTGCTTTCCAGGATTTCTGGGAAATACCGCCGACAAACTCTTCAAGATGAAGTTCCGGAGCACTGGCCAGGACAAGCAACCTGCCGGTGTTTGCTTCCATCATGACCACGGCACCGGCCCTGTTGTTTGCGGTCATTTCTTCTTCAGCGACTTTTTGCAGTTCAACATCAATGGTCAGGTGGAGATCATTGCCGGGCATGGGCTCGTCTCCCTTCAGGGTTTGCTGTTCAAACCCCAGGGCATTGACCTCCATGTTATCATGGCCTTTTTCGCCCCGCAAATCGTATTCCCGCAGGCGTTCCAGCCCCATTTTTCCTATAAGATCGCCACCTCTGTACAGGGTCTTATCCGCTTTGTCCAATTCATCTTTGTTGATTTCCCCCATGTACCCAATCAGATGAGAGGCCAGATTGCCGTAGTGATAGATGCGTAGCGGTACAACCTGGATTTTAATTTCAGGGAGGTGCATACGGTTGTTTTCAATCCTTGCCACGGTTTCCCAATCGATATCTTCAGCCAGCCGAACAGGGATATGGCCGGGTGTACCTGCCATTTTACGGATCTTTTCAAGTAAGGTGGTGGTGTCCTGCTGAAGCAGCCGTGTAAGATGTTTGAGCCACTCATCGTTGATCTTGTTGCTTTCCCGTATCCAGACGACATTGAATGACGGTCTGTTGGTGACAATCTCCCGGCCTTTACGATCGTAAATGTTTCCCCGTGGAGCGGCAATTTCAATAGAACGAACCCGGTTGGAATCGGCTTTCCGGCTGTACTGCTCTCCTTTTTCCACTTGCAGAGACCAGAGACGGCTGACAATAATCGCAAAGAAAAGGACGACGAGAATAAGGGAGGAGAGCGCTTTTTTTCTGTAACCACTTAAATCGCTTTCATCCCTTTTCGGGAGCTGCGGATGTTTGTCACCGGATGTCAACTCCGCATCCAGTAGGGAATCGACCCTTTTACGGTTCTGTTGACCAGGGTGTTTTGTGTTGCTGCGTAAATGAGTTCTGACTGTCACGTCATTACCTGCACAAATCGAATCGTTTCACGTTGTCCGTCGGCGGCGGTTATCACTGCGTAACCGCAATTTATTGCGAGGCAGAAAATTTCGATGAGAATATTTCTGCAGAAGATCAAAAAGAAAAAATAACGGGTACGTTGCACCGGCAACGAGGACCATGTGGATAACCATTTTCCACCAGGCCCAGGCAGCCTGTTGACCTGGAGCAAAGAATTCCAGGAAAAGATAGAGTGCCCAGGAAACGGCAAGATAGATCAGGGATATTAAGGGGATCTGGTATAAAAGTTCATTCACAGGCAGTTTTGAGGATATCTGCTGCAGGAGAAAGTATCCGCTGAAGCACGACAGAGCATAGGTTCCCAGCACTGTTCCGGAGAGAACATCAAGGACACACACCAGTGGA
It includes:
- the mrdA gene encoding penicillin-binding protein 2; translation: MTVRTHLRSNTKHPGQQNRKRVDSLLDAELTSGDKHPQLPKRDESDLSGYRKKALSSLILVVLFFAIIVSRLWSLQVEKGEQYSRKADSNRVRSIEIAAPRGNIYDRKGREIVTNRPSFNVVWIRESNKINDEWLKHLTRLLQQDTTTLLEKIRKMAGTPGHIPVRLAEDIDWETVARIENNRMHLPEIKIQVVPLRIYHYGNLASHLIGYMGEINKDELDKADKTLYRGGDLIGKMGLERLREYDLRGEKGHDNMEVNALGFEQQTLKGDEPMPGNDLHLTIDVELQKVAEEEMTANNRAGAVVMMEANTGRLLVLASAPELHLEEFVGGISQKSWKAMLDNPLHPLINKVVQGQYPPASTYKTVTAFAGLAEGVITPDTPVFCPGSMRFGNRTYRCWKRGGHGSVSLRRALAESCDVYFYTVGLKLGVDRLARYAKMFGLGEKTGVEMEHEKPGIIPSSDWKRKKYNVKWHEGETLSISIGQGYDLTTPLQVAQMTAVIANGGTQFKPAVVEKVINADGQVVSAFQPEVLARMQGQGRNLKRVREGMIDAVNSRRGTGREAQVNPEHGIIVGGKTGTAQVVRLAQYMHLKEEDIPYKYRDHAWFTCFAPAVNPEVVVTVLVEHGLHGGSAAAPVAGKLLNRYFNDKFAEQDESKPPQSTRSGSQVVLSQDMIADQESLSPADTDPDRINPPGQPHEARQ